Proteins co-encoded in one Cupriavidus metallidurans CH34 genomic window:
- a CDS encoding universal stress protein: MKNENKVLACVDQSHFADYVADYAAWAARRMDAPLEFLHVIDRHPEQGSGEDHSGAIGIDAQENLLTKLTAEDEARTKNAREQGRIFLNRLRERATAAGAALVDVRQRHGELEATLAEQEDGVRLLILGRRGEAAEATQRDLGRNVERVVRSLHKPILTVTEGFKEPQRVMIAFDGGVVTRRGVEMVAGSPLFRGLPIILLMSGKKSQDAPKQLDWAKTTLESAGFDVTASLIPGDAESIIAKTVKEQSIDMLIMGAFGHSPLRTLMFGSKTADLLRSSTIPTLLLR; encoded by the coding sequence ATGAAGAACGAAAACAAAGTGCTGGCCTGCGTGGATCAATCCCACTTCGCCGATTACGTGGCCGACTACGCCGCATGGGCCGCTCGCCGAATGGACGCGCCGCTGGAGTTTCTGCACGTCATCGACCGCCACCCCGAGCAGGGATCGGGCGAAGATCACAGCGGTGCCATCGGCATTGACGCCCAGGAAAATCTGCTGACCAAGCTCACCGCCGAAGACGAGGCCCGCACCAAGAATGCTCGCGAGCAAGGCCGCATCTTCCTGAACCGACTGCGCGAACGGGCCACCGCTGCCGGTGCCGCGCTGGTCGATGTTCGCCAGCGGCACGGCGAACTTGAAGCAACGCTGGCCGAACAGGAAGACGGCGTGCGCCTGCTGATACTCGGACGCCGTGGCGAAGCCGCAGAAGCCACACAGCGCGACTTGGGCCGCAATGTGGAGCGGGTGGTACGTTCGCTGCACAAACCGATCCTGACCGTGACCGAAGGCTTCAAAGAGCCGCAGCGCGTGATGATCGCCTTCGACGGCGGTGTCGTGACCCGGCGTGGCGTCGAAATGGTCGCTGGCAGCCCGCTGTTCCGAGGTTTGCCTATCATCCTGCTGATGTCGGGGAAGAAAAGCCAGGATGCACCCAAGCAGCTTGATTGGGCCAAGACCACCTTGGAATCGGCTGGCTTCGACGTCACCGCCTCACTGATCCCCGGCGATGCGGAAAGCATCATCGCCAAGACGGTCAAGGAGCAGTCCATCGACATGCTCATCATGGGCGCATTCGGTCACTCGCCGCTGCGCACTTTGATGTTCGGCAGCAAGACCGCTGACCTGCTGCGTTCCTCGACCATCCCCACGCTTCTACTGCGATAG
- a CDS encoding recombinase family protein, with protein sequence MHGQRIGYVRVSSFDQNPERQLEQIQVDKVFTDKASGKDTRRPELERLLAFVREGDTVVVHSMDRLARNLDDLRRLVQGLTQRGVRIEFLKEHLTFTGEDSPMANLMLSVMGAFAEFERALIRERQREGIALAKQRGAYRGRKKSLSSERIAELRQRVEAGEQKTKLAREFGISRETLYQYLRTDQ encoded by the coding sequence TTGCACGGTCAGCGCATCGGTTACGTCCGCGTCAGCAGCTTCGACCAGAACCCAGAACGGCAGCTCGAACAGATCCAGGTGGATAAAGTGTTCACCGACAAGGCGTCGGGCAAGGACACACGGCGGCCCGAACTGGAACGGCTGCTCGCCTTCGTGCGCGAAGGCGACACGGTCGTGGTGCACAGCATGGATCGTCTGGCGCGCAACCTCGACGACCTGCGCCGCCTGGTGCAGGGCCTCACCCAGCGCGGCGTACGCATCGAGTTCCTTAAGGAGCATTTGACCTTCACCGGCGAGGACTCGCCGATGGCGAACCTGATGCTGTCGGTAATGGGCGCGTTCGCCGAGTTCGAACGCGCCTTGATCCGCGAGCGGCAGCGCGAGGGCATCGCGCTCGCCAAGCAGCGCGGGGCCTACCGTGGCAGGAAGAAATCCCTGTCGTCTGAGCGTATTGCCGAACTGCGCCAACGTGTCGAGGCTGGCGAGCAAAAGACCAAGCTGGCTCGTGAATTCGGAATCAGTCGCGAAACCCTGTATCAATACTTGAGAACGGATCAGTAA
- a CDS encoding TraR/DksA family transcriptional regulator produces MDMEQFRARLLIEQRETVEAIQQAQQSAAPVELDQSCVGRVSRIDALQQQALAQGLRERLTIRKRKVEAALARLDSGTYGLCCACHSDLEPELLNADPAVVFCQECATARQ; encoded by the coding sequence ATGGACATGGAACAGTTCCGCGCTCGACTGCTGATCGAGCAAAGGGAAACCGTTGAGGCAATCCAGCAGGCTCAACAGTCCGCCGCGCCGGTCGAGCTGGATCAATCCTGTGTCGGTAGGGTGTCGCGTATCGACGCCCTCCAACAACAGGCTCTTGCCCAAGGATTGCGGGAGCGGCTGACCATTCGCAAGCGCAAGGTCGAAGCTGCGCTGGCCCGCCTCGACTCTGGCACCTATGGGCTGTGCTGCGCCTGTCACAGTGATTTGGAGCCGGAACTGTTGAACGCCGATCCTGCTGTTGTGTTCTGCCAGGAATGCGCGACAGCGCGTCAATGA
- a CDS encoding CusA/CzcA family heavy metal efflux RND transporter yields MFERILRFAIAQRWLVMLAVLGMAGLGIYNYSRLPIDAVPDITNVQVQINTSAPGYSPLETEQRVTYPLEVTIAGLPGLEQTRSLSRYGLSQITVIFKDGTDIYFARQLVNQRIQEAKDKLPEGVVPAMGPISTGLGEIYLWTVEAEPDARKPDGTPYTPTDLREIQDWVIKPQLRNVPGVTEINSIGGFAKEYLVAPSPEKLASYGFSLQDVVQALERNNTNVGAGYIERRGEQYLVRAPGQVKSTDDIGDVIVGTAQGLPIRVRDLAEVDLGRELRTGAATDNGREVVLGTVFMLIGENSRAVSQAVDARMAVINKSLPAGIKAVTVYDRTNLVDKAIATVKKNLLEGAVLVIAILFLFLGNLRAALITAMVIPLSMLFTFTGMVSYKISANLMSLGALDFGIIVDGAVVIVENCVRRLAHAKERLGRPLTRAERFEEVFAAASEARRPLVYGQLIIMIVYIPIFALSGVEGKMFHPMAMTVVLALIGALILSVTFVPAAVALFIGGGVEEKENRIMGWARRGYEPVLKRALANTPVVLAGAGMAVLLSGLVALRLGSEFIPNLNEGDFSVQALRIPGTSLTQSVAMQQQIETRLKATFPEIERIFARTGTAEIASDPMPPNISDAYIMLKPRDKWPDPSRSRESLRAAIEGELEKIPGNRYEFSQPIQLRFNELISGVRSDVAVKLFGDDNEVLDTTAQRIAKVLQTVSGATEVKVEQTTGLPVLTVDVDRARAARYGLNMIDVQDTVAIAVGGRDAGVFYQGDRRFNIGVRLPEGIRADVEALRRLPIPLPKGTNAATSYIPLGEVATLTIAPGPNQISRENGKRRIVISANVRGRDLGTFVPEAVAAIDARVKIPTGYWIAWGGTFEQLQSATERLQIVVPVALLMVFVLLFAMFGNVRDGLIVFTGIPFALTGGVLALWMRGIPLSISAAVGFIALSGVAVLNGLVMLSFIRSLREEGRSLDDAVFNGALTRLRPVLMTALVASLGFVPMAIATGTGAEVQRPLATVVIGGILSSTALTLLVLPVLYRWAHGRLASR; encoded by the coding sequence ATGTTCGAACGTATTCTCCGCTTCGCCATCGCGCAGCGATGGCTCGTGATGCTGGCGGTCCTCGGCATGGCCGGGCTCGGCATCTACAACTACAGCCGCCTGCCGATCGACGCCGTCCCGGACATCACCAATGTCCAGGTACAGATCAACACTTCGGCGCCCGGTTACTCGCCGCTTGAAACCGAGCAGCGCGTCACCTATCCGCTTGAGGTCACCATCGCCGGCCTGCCGGGCCTGGAGCAGACCCGTTCGCTGTCGCGCTACGGCCTGTCCCAGATCACGGTGATCTTCAAGGACGGCACGGATATCTACTTCGCGCGCCAACTCGTCAACCAGCGCATCCAGGAAGCCAAGGACAAGCTCCCGGAAGGCGTGGTGCCTGCCATGGGCCCCATTTCCACCGGCCTCGGCGAGATCTACCTGTGGACCGTCGAAGCCGAGCCGGATGCGCGCAAGCCGGATGGCACGCCATACACGCCCACCGACCTGCGGGAGATCCAGGACTGGGTCATCAAGCCACAGTTGCGCAACGTGCCCGGCGTTACCGAAATCAACTCGATCGGCGGCTTCGCCAAGGAATACCTGGTAGCGCCAAGCCCTGAAAAGCTGGCCTCGTACGGCTTCTCGCTGCAGGACGTGGTGCAGGCGCTCGAACGCAACAACACCAATGTCGGCGCCGGCTATATCGAGCGGCGCGGCGAGCAGTACCTGGTGCGCGCGCCCGGGCAGGTCAAGTCGACCGACGACATCGGGGACGTCATCGTGGGCACCGCTCAAGGCTTGCCGATCCGTGTCCGTGATCTTGCCGAAGTGGACCTTGGCCGGGAGCTGCGCACCGGCGCCGCCACCGACAACGGCCGCGAAGTGGTACTGGGTACGGTCTTCATGCTGATCGGCGAAAACAGCCGCGCGGTATCCCAGGCCGTAGATGCGCGCATGGCCGTGATCAACAAGTCCTTGCCGGCAGGCATCAAGGCGGTCACCGTCTACGATCGGACCAATCTCGTCGACAAGGCCATCGCCACCGTCAAGAAGAACCTGCTCGAAGGCGCAGTGCTGGTGATCGCCATCCTGTTCCTGTTCCTCGGCAACCTGCGCGCGGCGCTGATCACCGCCATGGTGATCCCGCTGTCGATGCTGTTCACGTTCACCGGGATGGTGTCATACAAGATCAGCGCGAACCTGATGAGCCTGGGCGCGCTCGACTTCGGCATCATCGTCGACGGCGCCGTGGTGATCGTCGAGAACTGCGTCCGCCGTCTGGCTCATGCGAAAGAGCGCCTGGGACGCCCGCTGACACGCGCCGAACGCTTCGAGGAAGTGTTCGCGGCCGCGAGCGAGGCACGCCGGCCACTGGTTTATGGCCAGCTCATCATCATGATCGTCTACATCCCGATCTTTGCGTTGAGCGGAGTGGAGGGCAAGATGTTCCACCCGATGGCGATGACCGTAGTGCTGGCACTGATTGGCGCGCTGATCCTCTCCGTGACTTTCGTGCCGGCAGCCGTGGCGCTGTTTATTGGCGGCGGCGTCGAGGAAAAGGAAAACCGCATCATGGGCTGGGCTCGCCGCGGATACGAGCCGGTGCTCAAGCGCGCCCTGGCCAATACGCCGGTGGTGCTCGCTGGCGCGGGCATGGCGGTGCTGCTTAGCGGGCTGGTGGCGCTGCGCCTCGGGAGCGAGTTCATCCCCAACCTGAACGAAGGCGATTTCTCGGTACAGGCGCTGCGCATTCCGGGTACGAGTCTGACGCAGTCGGTGGCGATGCAGCAGCAGATCGAAACGCGCCTCAAGGCAACCTTCCCCGAGATCGAGCGCATTTTCGCGCGCACGGGTACCGCGGAGATCGCATCGGATCCGATGCCGCCCAACATCTCGGATGCCTACATCATGCTGAAACCACGCGACAAGTGGCCAGATCCCTCCCGTTCCCGCGAGTCGCTGCGCGCCGCGATCGAAGGCGAACTGGAGAAGATTCCGGGCAATCGCTACGAGTTCTCGCAGCCGATCCAGTTACGCTTCAACGAGCTGATTTCAGGCGTGCGCAGTGACGTGGCGGTCAAGCTGTTCGGCGACGATAACGAGGTGCTTGATACCACGGCGCAGCGCATCGCCAAGGTCCTGCAGACCGTGTCCGGCGCCACAGAGGTCAAGGTCGAACAGACCACGGGTCTACCGGTGCTGACCGTCGACGTCGACCGCGCCCGCGCGGCACGCTACGGGCTGAACATGATCGACGTTCAGGACACCGTCGCCATCGCCGTGGGCGGCCGCGACGCCGGCGTGTTCTACCAGGGCGACCGCCGCTTCAACATTGGCGTGCGCCTGCCGGAAGGCATTCGCGCCGACGTGGAAGCGCTGCGACGTCTGCCTATCCCCCTGCCCAAGGGCACCAACGCGGCAACGAGCTACATTCCGCTCGGCGAGGTCGCCACGCTGACCATTGCGCCAGGTCCGAACCAGATCTCACGGGAAAACGGCAAGCGCCGCATCGTCATCAGCGCCAATGTGCGGGGACGGGATCTCGGCACGTTCGTCCCCGAAGCCGTGGCGGCCATCGACGCGCGCGTGAAGATCCCCACCGGCTACTGGATTGCCTGGGGTGGCACATTCGAGCAGTTGCAGTCGGCGACGGAACGGCTCCAGATCGTCGTGCCCGTGGCGCTGCTGATGGTATTCGTACTGCTGTTCGCCATGTTCGGCAATGTGCGCGACGGGTTGATCGTCTTCACCGGGATTCCGTTTGCATTGACCGGTGGCGTCCTGGCCTTGTGGATGCGCGGTATTCCGTTGTCGATCTCCGCGGCGGTGGGCTTCATCGCGCTCTCCGGTGTGGCGGTGCTCAACGGACTGGTCATGCTCTCGTTTATCCGCTCGCTGCGTGAGGAAGGCCGATCGCTCGACGATGCCGTGTTCAACGGCGCGCTGACGCGGCTGCGCCCGGTGCTGATGACGGCGCTCGTGGCATCGCTCGGATTCGTGCCGATGGCGATTGCCACGGGCACCGGCGCAGAGGTGCAGCGGCCACTGGCCACGGTCGTGATCGGCGGGATATTGTCATCCACCGCGCTGACGCTGCTGGTACTACCGGTGCTGTATCGCTGGGCCCACGGGCGATTGGCGAGCCGCTGA
- a CDS encoding VOC family protein: MQVQPYLDFGGRFDEAMAFYGKVMGAKVTFMMRYKDAPEGQPKPSPAWAEKVMHANIQVGDSQFMASDGREGQTPAFSGFMMSVGDVPNAEGQRIFNALAEGGQVFMPYQKTFWAEGFGMLVDRFGMTWMVNCEH, translated from the coding sequence ATGCAGGTGCAACCGTATCTCGATTTTGGCGGCCGATTTGACGAGGCAATGGCGTTCTACGGCAAGGTGATGGGCGCCAAAGTGACGTTTATGATGCGCTACAAGGACGCGCCCGAAGGGCAGCCCAAGCCATCGCCCGCCTGGGCCGAGAAAGTCATGCACGCGAATATCCAGGTGGGAGACAGCCAGTTCATGGCATCGGATGGCCGGGAGGGGCAGACCCCCGCGTTCTCCGGCTTCATGATGTCGGTGGGCGACGTGCCGAATGCAGAGGGTCAGCGGATATTCAATGCGCTGGCCGAAGGTGGTCAGGTGTTCATGCCTTACCAGAAGACATTCTGGGCCGAGGGGTTCGGGATGCTCGTCGACCGGTTCGGCATGACGTGGATGGTCAACTGCGAACACTGA
- a CDS encoding SulP family inorganic anion transporter, with translation MMKSLRQDWLSNVRNDLLAGIVVALALIPEAIAFSIIAGVDPKVGLYASFSIAAIIAFAGGRPGMVSAATGAMALLMVTLVKDHGLQYLLAATVLTGVLQILAGWLKLGALMRFVSRSVITGFVNALAILIFMAQLPELTNVTWHVYAMTAAGLGIIYGFPYITKAVPSPLVAIVVLTGVAIFLGLDIRTVGDMGKLPDSLPVFLLPDVPLNLETLKIIFPVSATLAVVGLLESMMTASIVDDLTDSNSNKNRECVGQGVANIATGFLGGMAGCAMIGQSVINVKSGGRGRLSTLAAGVFLLLMVVFIGDWVARIPMAALVAVMIMVSIGTFNWASIRNLREHPKSSSMVMLATVVVTVGTHDLAKGVLIGVLLSGFFFAHKVGQILRVTSRTEDEGRVRTYTITGQVFFASADRFINTFDYKEVIEKVRIDVSRAHFWDITAVSALDKVVIKFRREATEVEVIGLNEASATMVDKFAVHDKDGAEDMLMGH, from the coding sequence ATGATGAAATCCTTACGCCAGGACTGGCTTTCCAATGTCCGAAACGACTTACTAGCGGGCATCGTCGTCGCGCTAGCGCTCATCCCCGAGGCAATCGCCTTCTCGATCATTGCGGGCGTTGATCCGAAGGTCGGTCTTTACGCCTCATTCAGCATTGCCGCGATCATTGCCTTTGCCGGTGGTCGCCCTGGCATGGTGTCTGCGGCCACAGGTGCAATGGCGCTGCTGATGGTGACCTTGGTCAAAGACCACGGCCTGCAATATCTGCTGGCTGCCACCGTGTTGACCGGCGTACTGCAAATTCTCGCGGGGTGGCTCAAGCTGGGCGCATTGATGCGCTTTGTCTCTCGCTCGGTCATCACCGGCTTCGTCAATGCGCTGGCCATCCTGATCTTCATGGCGCAGTTGCCCGAGCTGACCAATGTGACGTGGCACGTTTATGCCATGACGGCGGCAGGTCTCGGCATCATCTACGGCTTTCCCTACATCACCAAGGCCGTGCCGTCGCCGCTGGTTGCCATCGTCGTGTTGACCGGAGTGGCGATCTTCCTCGGCCTCGACATTCGCACTGTGGGCGACATGGGCAAACTGCCTGACAGTCTGCCGGTGTTCCTGCTGCCTGATGTGCCGCTGAACCTCGAAACGCTCAAGATCATCTTCCCTGTCTCGGCCACCTTGGCGGTCGTCGGCTTGCTGGAATCCATGATGACGGCTTCCATCGTCGATGACCTGACCGACTCCAACAGCAACAAGAACCGCGAATGCGTGGGTCAAGGTGTGGCAAACATTGCTACCGGCTTCCTCGGCGGCATGGCAGGTTGCGCCATGATTGGCCAGTCGGTCATCAACGTAAAATCCGGCGGTCGTGGCCGACTCTCCACGCTGGCCGCTGGCGTGTTTCTGCTGCTGATGGTGGTGTTTATCGGTGACTGGGTGGCCCGCATTCCGATGGCCGCACTGGTCGCGGTGATGATCATGGTGTCTATCGGCACCTTCAACTGGGCCTCGATCCGCAATCTGCGCGAGCACCCAAAAAGTTCCAGCATGGTGATGCTGGCCACCGTGGTAGTGACGGTTGGCACCCACGACTTGGCCAAGGGCGTGCTAATCGGAGTGCTGCTGTCGGGCTTCTTCTTCGCGCACAAGGTGGGCCAGATTCTGCGCGTCACCTCTCGCACCGAGGACGAAGGCCGCGTGCGCACCTACACCATTACCGGCCAAGTGTTCTTTGCCTCGGCGGATCGCTTCATCAATACCTTCGACTACAAGGAAGTCATCGAGAAAGTGCGCATTGACGTAAGTCGCGCCCACTTCTGGGACATCACCGCTGTTAGCGCCTTAGACAAGGTGGTCATCAAGTTCCGCCGTGAAGCCACCGAGGTCGAAGTCATCGGCTTGAACGAGGCCAGCGCCACAATGGTGGACAAGTTCGCCGTGCATGACAAAGACGGTGCCGAAGACATGCTGATGGGCCACTGA
- a CDS encoding heavy metal sensor histidine kinase, which produces MRLLSKLQAAMPASLTTRLALAYGLTTAAVLVGVATYLSSSLGNQLQARDEGELVGEVLLVRHLLREVGSEAEIRADTHRFADIAMGHEGLVLVVRTLGGDPLVTLNPRNERVPDLRVLPLATAPDTTQLQTWYPRNGVPSRGIVALGQIGDSGQTVEIVVLSDAGYRVALMREYHSRLLVAVLCGAIVAAALGFLLARRGLRPLRRMASDAAAVTTSRLATRLDVGSAPEELRDLAGAFNGMLARLQDSFTRLSTFSADLAHDFRTPISNLVGQTQVTLAQRRTAAEYESLLESNLEEYERLSRMIENMLFLARADNAQVALGARPLDARAELDKVAEYFEAVAADRDLTLSVTGAATVTADQPLLRRAIINLLDNALRHAPAGSTVQLAVSRGQPGHTAISVVNGGPGITPEALPHLFARFYRGDPSRRDSAKSTGLGLAIVDTIMRLHGGSVSVRSVDGQTTFELDFPDKAVSRAGA; this is translated from the coding sequence ATGCGGTTGCTGTCGAAGCTGCAGGCCGCAATGCCGGCATCGCTTACCACGCGGCTGGCGCTGGCCTATGGGCTGACCACGGCGGCGGTGCTGGTTGGCGTGGCAACGTATCTGTCGAGTTCGCTGGGTAACCAGTTGCAGGCGCGCGATGAAGGCGAGCTGGTAGGCGAGGTGCTGCTGGTGCGGCATCTGCTGCGTGAAGTTGGCAGTGAGGCCGAAATTCGCGCGGACACACACCGATTTGCCGATATCGCCATGGGGCACGAAGGGCTGGTGCTCGTGGTCCGCACGTTGGGCGGCGATCCGCTGGTCACGCTCAACCCGCGTAATGAACGGGTTCCAGATCTGCGCGTGCTGCCGCTCGCCACGGCGCCCGATACGACCCAATTGCAGACCTGGTATCCACGCAATGGCGTGCCGTCACGCGGCATCGTCGCGTTGGGCCAGATTGGCGACTCCGGTCAGACTGTGGAGATCGTCGTGCTCAGCGATGCGGGCTATCGCGTGGCGCTGATGCGCGAGTATCACAGCCGGTTGCTCGTGGCGGTGCTGTGCGGTGCGATCGTGGCGGCGGCCCTCGGTTTCCTGCTGGCACGGCGTGGCTTGCGGCCCTTGCGGCGGATGGCGAGCGATGCGGCGGCCGTGACCACGAGCCGACTGGCGACGCGCCTCGACGTAGGCAGCGCACCGGAGGAATTGCGCGATCTGGCGGGCGCGTTCAACGGTATGCTCGCGCGCCTGCAGGACAGCTTCACGCGGCTTTCCACGTTCTCGGCCGATCTGGCGCACGACTTCCGCACGCCGATCAGTAACCTCGTGGGCCAGACGCAGGTCACGCTGGCCCAGCGACGCACGGCGGCGGAGTATGAATCGTTGCTTGAGTCGAATCTCGAGGAGTACGAGCGCTTGTCGCGCATGATCGAAAACATGCTGTTCCTGGCGCGCGCCGACAACGCACAGGTTGCACTCGGGGCGCGGCCACTCGATGCGCGGGCGGAACTGGACAAGGTGGCGGAGTATTTCGAAGCTGTGGCCGCCGACCGCGACCTGACGCTGTCCGTCACCGGCGCGGCCACGGTGACTGCGGACCAGCCGTTGCTGCGGCGCGCCATCATCAATCTGCTGGACAACGCGCTGCGTCACGCGCCTGCGGGCAGTACGGTGCAATTGGCCGTGTCACGTGGACAGCCCGGCCATACCGCCATCAGCGTGGTGAACGGCGGCCCCGGGATCACGCCGGAGGCGCTGCCGCACCTTTTCGCACGCTTCTATCGCGGCGATCCGTCACGTCGCGACTCGGCCAAATCCACCGGCCTCGGCCTTGCCATTGTCGACACCATCATGCGGCTGCATGGCGGCAGCGTGTCCGTGCGCAGCGTGGACGGACAAACCACGTTCGAACTCGACTTTCCTGACAAAGCTGTCAGTAGGGCAGGCGCATAA